From the Synergistaceae bacterium DZ-S4 genome, one window contains:
- a CDS encoding AraC family transcriptional regulator, whose translation MQQETRTVKYDPELKVEAYSFMGIMQKFPNHFHDYYVIGFIESGERSLSCKNREYIVEPGDLLLFNPRDNHTCEQTDGKTLDYRCINVPPETMCKAAFEITGKEYLPSFSPTVVFRSDQVPLLRELHKIIMEEERDFRKEEIFFFLLEQLIEEHSEKETERPCPEESREIGIICSHLERNYMKNITLDELSELTGLSKYYLLRSFTKQRGISPYRYLETIRIDRAKKLLENGVLPIEAALQTGFTDQSHFTNFFKKFIGLTPRQYMNIFKDL comes from the coding sequence ATGCAACAGGAAACAAGAACAGTAAAGTATGACCCTGAACTGAAGGTAGAAGCTTATTCTTTCATGGGCATAATGCAAAAATTTCCCAACCACTTTCATGACTATTACGTTATCGGCTTCATTGAAAGCGGAGAACGCTCCCTGTCGTGCAAAAACAGGGAATACATAGTGGAACCGGGAGATCTTCTGCTTTTTAATCCCCGGGACAATCACACCTGTGAGCAGACAGACGGGAAGACCCTCGACTACCGCTGCATCAATGTCCCTCCTGAGACAATGTGCAAGGCGGCTTTCGAAATCACGGGGAAAGAATATCTCCCATCCTTTTCGCCCACTGTAGTCTTCCGCAGTGATCAAGTTCCTTTGCTTCGTGAACTTCACAAGATAATAATGGAAGAAGAAAGGGATTTCAGAAAGGAAGAGATTTTTTTCTTTCTTCTCGAGCAGCTGATCGAGGAGCACAGTGAGAAAGAAACGGAAAGACCGTGCCCTGAAGAGAGCAGGGAAATAGGCATCATTTGCAGCCATCTTGAAAGAAATTACATGAAAAATATCACACTGGACGAGCTGAGCGAACTGACAGGCTTGAGCAAGTATTACCTTCTGCGGTCGTTCACAAAACAAAGAGGTATTTCTCCATACCGTTATCTCGAGACCATTCGCATCGACAGGGCGAAAAAGCTGCTCGAAAATGGAGTTTTGCCCATAGAAGCGGCTTTGCAGACCGGATTTACCGACCAGAGCCACTTTACAAACTTTTTCAAGAAATTCATCGGACTGACACCAAGGCAATATATGAATATTTTCAAGGACCTGTAA
- a CDS encoding DUF2000 domain-containing protein: MNGNVEKCVMIIDPELPTGVIANTTAILGMTLGKRFPEQVGNDVTDASEKTHLGIITVPVPILKGSREMLKELRENLYKTEFNDLTVVDFSDVAQGCITYDEYISKAAEIPEKDHVYLGLAICGDRKKVNKLTGSMPLLR; the protein is encoded by the coding sequence ATGAACGGCAATGTTGAAAAATGTGTAATGATAATAGATCCTGAGCTGCCGACAGGTGTAATTGCAAACACTACCGCTATCCTGGGCATGACACTTGGAAAACGCTTCCCTGAACAGGTCGGGAATGATGTCACAGACGCTTCTGAGAAAACTCATCTTGGAATAATCACTGTACCTGTCCCCATACTGAAGGGCAGCAGGGAAATGCTGAAAGAATTAAGAGAAAACCTATACAAGACTGAATTCAACGATCTGACAGTGGTCGATTTTTCTGATGTCGCACAAGGCTGCATCACGTACGACGAATATATTTCCAAGGCGGCAGAGATACCGGAAAAGGATCACGTCTACCTTGGATTAGCAATATGCGGAGACAGGAAAAAAGTCAACAAGCTCACAGGTTCCATGCCCCTTTTAAGATGA
- a CDS encoding SEC-C metal-binding domain-containing protein — protein sequence MERQQASAGGTTRRIKRDRKELLSRYATASVFLYGVISVDEFVEVFNHYEDVKTDPEEAVLALRRLEKTNDVEYSVFKDIISGPAFQPRFMDYEENVSSIRQRQNGKPRYLPEKEEFLRYETGDYTEPLKPYADLKAYILKNRLMERGEGLEGVDGDLIDLKEMIHEGFNTVECLKYFTESDYVFDGIDDLNSFVQVLLEVFNNTRIYENNGFTPEELFKRSERTNLIPFSGKVFVRNKNHKVGRNDPCPCGSGKKYKKCCGR from the coding sequence ATGGAAAGACAACAGGCAAGCGCAGGAGGGACGACCAGGAGGATCAAAAGAGATCGCAAGGAGCTGCTGTCCAGGTACGCTACGGCTTCGGTATTTCTTTACGGTGTGATAAGCGTTGACGAATTTGTCGAGGTTTTCAATCATTATGAAGATGTTAAGACAGATCCCGAAGAAGCTGTATTGGCACTCCGGAGATTAGAAAAAACAAACGACGTAGAATATTCTGTCTTTAAAGACATAATTTCCGGACCTGCCTTTCAGCCGCGTTTTATGGACTATGAAGAAAATGTGTCTTCGATTCGGCAAAGGCAAAATGGGAAACCGCGTTATTTGCCCGAAAAAGAAGAGTTTCTGCGATATGAAACGGGCGACTATACCGAACCTTTAAAACCTTATGCTGACCTGAAAGCGTATATCCTAAAAAATCGCCTGATGGAAAGGGGAGAGGGCTTAGAGGGTGTTGATGGAGATCTGATCGACCTCAAAGAAATGATACATGAAGGTTTCAATACTGTGGAGTGTTTAAAGTATTTCACGGAATCAGACTATGTGTTTGATGGAATTGATGATTTGAATAGTTTTGTTCAAGTCTTATTAGAGGTATTTAACAACACCAGAATATATGAAAACAACGGTTTCACACCCGAGGAGTTATTCAAGCGATCCGAAAGGACAAACCTTATTCCCTTTTCGGGGAAGGTTTTTGTACGCAATAAAAACCATAAGGTAGGCAGAAATGACCCCTGTCCGTGTGGAAGCGGCAAAAAGTATAAGAAATGCTGCGGGAGATGA